CATGTCGAGTGAGGTGACGTAGTTGCCGACCAGGGTGCGGGCGACGGCGACTCCGCGCTCGGCGAGCACCCGCTGGACCTCGGCGTTGAAGCCGTACAGCTCCAACAGCGGTGTCGCGCCCATGCCGTTGACGAGGACGAGGACGGGGTTGCGCGGGGTCATGTCGTCCAGGATGGCGCCCACCGAGAAGTCGGCTATCTCGTGCGACGTCATCATCGCCCGCCGCTCCCGGCCGGGCTCGCCGTGGATGCCGATGCCCAACTCCAGCTCGCCCGGCGGCAGATCGAAGGTCGGGCTGCCCTTGGCGGGCGTGGTGCAGGCGCTCAGCGCGACACCGAAGCTGCGGGAGTTCTCGTTGACCTGGCGGCCGATCGCCTCCACGCGCTCCAGCGGCTGTCCCTCGTCCGCCGCCGCGCCGGCGATCTTCTCCACGAACAGCGTTGCGCCCGTGCCGCGCCGCCCGGCGGTGTAGAGGCTGTCGGTCACGGCCACGTCGTCGTTGACGAGCACCTTCGCGACCTGAATGCCCTCGTCCTCGGCGAGCTCGGCGGCCATGTCGAAGTTGAGGACGTCGCCCGTGTAGTTCTTGACGATGAACAGCACACCGGCCCCGCTGTCCACGGCTGCCGCGGCCCGCGCCATCTGGTCGGGCACCGGGGAGGTGAACACCTCGCCAGGACAGGCCGCCGACAGCATGCCCGGACCCACGAATCCGCCGTGCAGCGGCTCGTGCCCCGAGCCGCCGCCGGAGATGAGCGCGACCTTGCCCTCCACGGGGGCGTCCCGCCGTACGATCACCCGGTTGTCCACATCGACGACCAGCTCGGGATGAGCGGCGGCCATCCCGCGCAGCGCGTCCGCGACCACGTTCTCCGCGACGTTGATCAGCATCTTCATGGGTGCCTCCTGGTGATGTGAACGGCGACCCTCCGACCTGCGTCTGCCGAGGTCGGAACGGGTGGAGCCGGTTGTCGAGGTGGGCGGTCCCGAGCGGTCGGGGAGGGTCTCGGCGGGAGGGTGCCGGATCGATGGCCGCGGTGGCGGCTGTACGTCGGGTGTCGGTGGTCGTGGTGGGTGTCGTCGCCGTAGCCCTGCTGTCCGAAGTATCGCGCTTACGGCAACGAAGGTCACGTGCACGCCCGCCCGGTTGCGGCATGCGGGAGGGCATGGCCCGGGGTCCGTGCTCCGCGGCCGACCGCGCCGCGGAGCCCCTCAACTCCGGGACGTCACAATGCTCAGCACGTTGGCGGCGACGATGGCGCCGATGCCCGCCCACTCCGGTCCGCCCAGGCCCTGACCGAGGCCGATCATGCCGACCAGGGCCGCGAGGACCGGGTTGACGCTCATGAACAGGCCGAACGCGCGGGGCGGGACGTGCCGCAGG
The DNA window shown above is from Streptomyces chartreusis and carries:
- the dhaK gene encoding dihydroxyacetone kinase subunit DhaK; amino-acid sequence: MKMLINVAENVVADALRGMAAAHPELVVDVDNRVIVRRDAPVEGKVALISGGGSGHEPLHGGFVGPGMLSAACPGEVFTSPVPDQMARAAAAVDSGAGVLFIVKNYTGDVLNFDMAAELAEDEGIQVAKVLVNDDVAVTDSLYTAGRRGTGATLFVEKIAGAAADEGQPLERVEAIGRQVNENSRSFGVALSACTTPAKGSPTFDLPPGELELGIGIHGEPGRERRAMMTSHEIADFSVGAILDDMTPRNPVLVLVNGMGATPLLELYGFNAEVQRVLAERGVAVARTLVGNYVTSLDMAGASVTLCQVDEELLRLWDAPVSTPGLRWGM